Sequence from the Tenrec ecaudatus isolate mTenEca1 chromosome 6, mTenEca1.hap1, whole genome shotgun sequence genome:
atcatatTTTATCTCCCTTCTGAtatatttaaaagttgtttcatttttttttaaatgaaggggattaagcctctggtgaatcccctctgaccattgaccagggatgcaaGTAACCTGGCTATCTTGAAGatcacattggaaagtggattatggcaaaTGTAGTTAGATTCAAagttaataccttatcatttcatttccattttgacccattttaaagttgtcttagcttttaatattttctgctttcttttctcttgagGGTTTTCTctcttgttattgttggtagcttttctgtttctttgttttactaTGTTTTTCGgtgtatgaaattcaggatgggtGGATCTCTAGaaagagtaactggattaatggtttcttgggaatATAGCAGGGGACAGTAGGGAAATTGGGCatcaatagcaatgagtacagGAAGGAAGATAAGGTTcttaaattgattgtgataatgattacacaactcttttttttttacaggtgGGGTGACTATTTATTTAACCTGGCGTTCAGAGGGCCCTGCTATGGAGCACAAACGGAGTCACTGagagcggggcggggggggggagggggggcaggccaGGCCTGTGCTGTGTGGGTACCAGCAGGCAGCAGGCCATTAGCCCAACACCCAGAGCAGCAGGACTGGGCTGAGAAGGAGAGCACGGATTGGGGCCCAGGGGGCTGCCGCTGCCCTCATGGCCTCAGCATAGAACTTGGccacctcctccttggggttgcCCTTGGCTGGGTGGAACCACATCTGCATGCAGTGGCCGCTCCCTCGGAGGTAGCTGCTTAACTCATAGGCGTGGCTCCAGATGTCCTCACACAGGGCCGCGGACGTGTGGAAGTAGAAATCCATGCGCCGGCAAGTAGTTCCTGCTGGGCACTGGTTATACCCTGAAGTCCAGTTCCAGCCCTTGTGCCAGTTGGTCTTGCAGGTATAAGACGAGCGGCAGTCCTCCCACCACATCTGACAGTCCTCTTGACACAGGGGCACATTCAGCACCCGCTCTTCGCGCCAGCTCTGGTCCACCTGTTGGATCCAGGGCCCCAAATTGGGGGAGCACTCATAGAAGCAGGTATCCTGGATGAAGTGGCGCTTGCAGGCAGGCTGCATCTTCCTGCAGTGGTCCCAGTTGAATCTGTACAGGTAGGACACGTCCTTGTGGGCCTCCTGGCTGGTGTTGACCGAGCAGCAGGCGTTCTTCTTCCAGGGGCTGCACTGGTCATGCAGCTTGTCCTCAGGGCCTGGCTTTTCCTTGTGGTGCTTGGCGTCCATGCAGATGTTGAGGAGTTCCGTCCTGGCCGGGGTAGTCTGGCGCATGATACCCCATCCGCCAGCCAccaacagcaagaggaacagcaGCTGCATTGTCTCCTGTCCTGCCATGTTGGTCTctcgattatacaactcttcttgatatgattgaactactgaattgtatgatgtatggattatgttcTATCAAAACTGTGAAAAAATAGTAGTGAAATCACTGTCTGCCCATCTGGGATATGTATGGAGTTGAGGTAGAAGGGGGCCCATTTCAGTTAGCTGTTATATCGTGAATGTTGTATGTAATTTTATCAGGCCAACTTCCAGAATAATATAAAAGATCTGTAATTGACTTCTGAAAATGTACCAATGGAAAGAACAGGTCATTGTCTGACTCGCTTGCTTTGAACACATCATCAGGAGGAATCAATTACTGGATGATGAtattgcttggtgaagcagagggccagCAAGGATGTGCAAAGACAGTTGAGATGGATCGGCATAATAGCCACAATGACATATGACAATGATCATGAtgacacaggagcaggcagtgcatCGTTCTACTGTACATAATGTCACCATGAATCACAACTAGTTTGATGGGAGCAATCTATCTGTTTCTATCTACTGTTATATACCAAACCACCAAAAAAACCcttttaaaataacaatttattatGATCGCTCTCAATTCTGCCAGTTAACGGGCTCATCTGGGTGTTTCTTTTCCTCTCGTGGAGCTTGGGGTCAATCGAAGGTTGCAGTCCGATCGAAGCTGGAGCTGTAGTCTCCTGGAGGCCCAATTAGGCTGAAGCACCGAAGAGGCATCGTCAATTGTTTGGATGTCTCAGGGCTCCTTCGTGCCCCAGTTCACTCATCGGGTGTCTTACCTCCTATAACCTCCCTATGTGACCTCTCTCTCCATTGGAACGGTTTACACCATGACCGGCTATCTGAGTGCTTAGACCTGAAATAGTTTCCACAGCAGGTTAAGATTCAACACAGAAGAGAACTGCACTTGAGTTCAACAACTGAGGAGCCTGAATTTTTAAATTTACCCTCCCCAGCTTTGCCTGTAAATAACATGAAcagaaatacataaatttttttctACCCGGTAGGCCAAAACTACAACTGTGCACCTCAAATTGAGGGCTCTTAGTCTAGATTTTCCCTCTAACTTGAATCCCTCAGTGAAAGGACTATAGGCAGACAAGTTGAAGGTTAAAATAGAAGGAGACTAAGGTGCAGACCAGAGAGGAGAAACTCTCTGAGTGGAAGCAGAAACTATTTTGTATTGAATTCTGAATTAAGGGATACATGGTCACCTATTGTAGCAAGATTGACTACTTCTAGCACTGTCTGTCTCCTTTGTCCTTGGTCCCATCCAGgagtggctggggtggggggagggttggtGATAGAAAGCAACTAACCTGGCATGATAGGCCCTCAATAATTCCCAGTTGTGGCTCTTTGTTCTTATTAAATTACTGCTTTTTCAGTTCTCATTATTGCTCTTGATAATGGAGGTGACTAGGTCAATGGCCTTCTTTTGAGTGAAGGGCGGGAAGGTGGGAATTGAAGTGTTTCTGAATTTCCTGTACTCATGCTGTTCCCTTGCTTTGGAATCCTCTTACTTAGTATCCTGTCTTTCCCCATGAAAAGGTGAAACCCATCAAACACAGACCGCATTTGCCCTCCCCATCATGACTATTAGAggacagacttaaaaaaaataattttgacaCCATATGTGATCAGTACAGCAAGAGGTGCCCCAGTTGGACTAAAATATGGGCATAATCCAAAGCTCTGAAAACAGTGAATTTACAAATATCTGTGCCTGCTGCAATGCTGTGGCAGTTTCGATGGCTTAAGAAAGCAAAGGAGCAATGTGATGTTTCTGGGGGAAGTGAGTCTTTCTGAATAGACTACTCTGCACTGCCCCACTGCCCAACCCCCACTCGTGCTCTGGCCAGCCCAGGCAGTTCAGatccacccaaacccactgcccctgagtcaattctgacccacaggggcCCTGAGAGTAGATGTGCTACTGAGAGTTCCCAAGACTCGAGAACTAGACAGgagcagagcagacagcctcatcctcatcccatggatcagctggtgcgtttacaccccccccccaaacacatacacacacacacacacaccttgcgaTTTAGAAGCTCAGTGCTAAGCACATCTAGCAGGGCTCCTTGTTAACACCCAAGTGATCTCAAAGTGTGATGAGCTCTCACCCTTCCCTGACTGCATATAGTGTGGGCCAGCAGCCTTAGCAGTTTGGTAGAAGTACCTGGAGCAGGGGGCAAGATGGAAGGTGGAGATACTTAATGTTGATATCCCAACAGACCAAACAGCTACCACTGTGGGTCTCACATTTAAGACTCATGGTCTCATCTTTCCCTCTGATGGCAAGCTCTCCATTCCATGTGTTTCAGTGAATGAGCCCCAATCTATGCTTCTGTCCACTGGTAGAAAATCTCAGACAAGCAAGAAAAGGTGACAAGGGCTCAATGAGAGGAAAGCACAAGGAATGGGGTAGTGTTTTTAGGTGTCACATCCCAGCACAAGCTATGTGATGActgggcagcactgcccagtggtTAGGCGCATGGGTATTCGGGGCAGAGTCAAACTATGGGGCAGCTACTACCTGGCTGCGTCTGATGTCTCTGTGAGTGAAATAGTCTGAATGAGTGCAGTTACCTGATAGGACTGTTATGAGATGTACTGAGTAACGCCTCAAAAGCACTTAAACCAGGACCTGGTGTTTTATACATAGTCAAATGACTATATTCTGATGTGCTGTGTCCTCCAGACAAAGCCTGAGTGCCTCGATGGTTGAGCTATTAACCAGATGGATGTGGCACTGTGTGGGAAAGTGGATGCACTTTTCTCTAAAcatcacagtcttggaacccctatGAGACAATTCTGCTCTGACTTATtcagttgctctgagtcagaatcaactaggtagggttgggttttttttcttttcagttttatgTCCTAAAGACCAATAAAGAGGCATCTTCTTGCTGCTTCCCTCCAGGACTGGCCTTGAATAAAGGTAGCCCAGGTGAGGATCACATGGACCTCCTCCTCTGCATTGTAACCTTCGTGGAGTAAAAATATGTAAGCACACCCTCAGCTGTGCTTTGAGGGAAAGTCATAGAGAAAGTGCCGGCATCTGTGGGGCCCTCTGCTGCATGCGGGACAGCCTTCAATGTATGCACCCTACTCGGCCCTCCTCCAGTCCAGTTGCTGGGAGCAAGGGAAAAATGACCAACGCCGTGTGCTGTTTGCAATCTGCGAAGATGCCTACGTCTGAGCAACCCGCTCTTGGTAACAGAACCTGCTCTACCAGACGAGGTAATacacaaaaagacagaaaagttaAACTTTTGCAAAGTCTTTCTGCCAGGGCAGCCCAGAATAGGACTTTTCTTCTCCCCAATTCTGAGTCACGAAGATGTGTTTACACGCAAGAACAGAGAGACCTCAACAGTTGCCTGATTGCTTGTTGTCAGAGAAACCTGGTTAGAGGAGAATGCATGAGGCCATTCCTTTAGGACATTACAAGGATTTTCCAGCTTAGAAATGACCAGCGAGGAGGAAATGtcacaaataaaagaaaatatgtatgtataatcTTCCTGATAGGTACATGACAGAAATAAACGAACAGGCTTACATGCATCCTCTGGCTTAGACGGGAAGCATCTGGGAGCCATCACCGAATATCTCCTGGTGCTCCAAGCACCTCCCTCCAAGCACAGCTGGACTGCCTGCAAGCGAGGGAGGATAATTTGTACAGCTGGTGACAGTGGGGGCCAAGTCCCTTCTTGTTTTCCTTTCACCAAAGCTTACGAAATCGCTAGAGTGATTTTGTGTACAGCAATTTGTCCCCTTTCCTAATGACGCCAGGCATAGCCTCTACAATGCATTCAGCCTTCGAAGGAAAGAGCAGCCCGGCTGGTTCAGCGAAGGCcacgctgggggtggggtgggacctgATGGGATGGCTGCAGGTATGCTGAGAAGCAAGCAGCActaatgaagctaaacaaacaggCGGCAATTTCGTCCCACAGCTGAGTCATTGATAGTATAAGAGGCTTGCCATTggggattttaattttggttTCAAATAAATTCTGCGCTATTCTTCTCTGGCAATCATCATGGTTTGGCACCCACATTCTACCCTGAGCAATGGCTCAAGTTTAGATCTGGTCCATGACtaaaaggcaatccaacaaatgGAACGTGAGAGTAAGAAGCAGGGATTGGGGAGTCAGACCAATAGGTCTGAAATTTGAATCTGCTACTTACTTGGCTatgtgacctaggccaacagaaTCAAGTCCCTCTGGGCTCGTTTCCTTATCTTTAAAATAGGGATACTTGGGGACTTGATAAACTGCATACAGTCCTTGCACTATCCAAATCCTTTCAATCTCACCTTTTCTTTAAGCTACCTCTGAGGCAAACCGTTCCTTACAGTCTGAGGCAGAGGGTGCATATAATAGCCCCCTAGCATGCTCCTCCAGGGCTTCGATGTCAGAGTGGTGTGCTTCATGTACAATTGTGCAAGTGCTGCACA
This genomic interval carries:
- the LOC142451290 gene encoding folate receptor alpha-like encodes the protein MAGQETMQLLFLLLLVAGGWGIMRQTTPARTELLNICMDAKHHKEKPGPEDKLHDQCSPWKKNACCSVNTSQEAHKDVSYLYRFNWDHCRKMQPACKRHFIQDTCFYECSPNLGPWIQQVDQSWREERVLNVPLCQEDCQMWWEDCRSSYTCKTNWHKGWNWTSGYNQCPAGTTCRRMDFYFHTSAALCEDIWSHAYELSSYLRGSGHCMQMWFHPAKGNPKEEVAKFYAEAMRAAAAPWAPIRALLLSPVLLLWVLG